In Planctomycetota bacterium, the sequence GTCAGGCTCAGGCGGAACGGCGCGGACGACGATCCGTCGCGCACGATCGCCGCCGTCACGCCCGCGTTCGCCTGGTTGAGCTTCGTCACGACCTGGTCGAGGGTGTCGGCGGCGGAGAACGACACGACGCGCTCGAACGTGCCGTTGAGGGCGTTCGCCCCGCCCGTGCCCGACGCCGTGCCCGCGAGGTTGAGGCTCCGCGCCACGCTGCCGGACTGGTCGCTGATGGAGATCTTGGTGGCGCCGGGGACGGGGTCGGTGGTGAGGTCCTCCACGATGCGGATCCCGTCGCCGTTGCTGTTGATCTCGGCCCGCACCCGCAGCCCGCGCGAGTTGATCTGGTCGATGAAGTCGCCCACGGTCTTGATCGAGTCGGAGATCGTCACCACCTGCGACTCGCCGTCCGAATCCACCAGGCGGAACGTGCCCGTGCCGATGCCCCGCCCCGCGTTGAGCGAGGAGAGCAGCGTGGCGCGGCTCATGTACTGGCGCTGCAGGTTGCCCGACGACTCCGTGCTCGACGCGACGCCCGAGGGCCCGGTCGAGATGCCCAGCGAGGCGGCGGTGTCGCTCCCGGACGTGCCCGTGATGATGAGGTTCGAGGCCGACGCGCCGGTGAGGTCGGTGACGACGATGCCCGTGCCGCGTTCGTCCAGCGAGACGTCGACGCGCGCGCCCGAGCCGGCGTCGGACGCCTGCTCGATCTGGCGGAAGATGTCGTCGAGCGAGGCCTCGCGGTCGATGGTGACGGAGAAGGTCGCCCCGTTGCGCAGCGTGAAGTTCAGCGCGCCGTCGCCGGCGATGCCCGCCCCGCCGTTCAGCCCGCGTCCCAGGGTGGAGTTGAGCGTGGCGAGCACGCGCTTGCCGTTCAGCGTGGCGCCGGGGGTGGCGCCGATGAACCCCAGGTCGGTAGCGGTGGTGTCGCCGTTCTCGACCACGCTCAGCGTGCGTGTGCCGGTCGAATCGACGAGGCGCAGCCGCCCGTTGGTCGCGTCGACGCTGATCGAGACGTCCGTGACGTTGCTGTCGGCGAGGGCCTGGGTGACGCGGTCGATCACGCCCTGCACGGTGGTGACCGCGCCCTGCGTGCGGGTGAGCACCGGATCGCCCCCGCCCGAGGGGACGACGTCCTCGTAGACGTCGCCGATGTTGACGAGCACCTCGGTGGGCGTGCCCCCGCCGTTGTCGATCACGATCTTGAAGTTGAACGCGCCCGTGCCGGCAACGCTGTCGATCGACACGCCCCGCCCGTCGTTGAGGGTGCTCAGCAGCGTGCCCCCGTGCAGCGAGTAGACGGACGAGCCGGTGATCCGCCCGCCCGTCGCCGAGCCGGCGATGCCCAGGCTGCTGGCGGTGGTGTAGCCGGCGGTGTTCGCGATGGACATGGTGCCGGGCCCGCCGGCGGTGTCGTCCACGACCAGGCGCCCGTCCTGGACCCGGGCCGAGACCCGCGCCGTGCCGTTCTGGTTGATCGCGGCGAGCACCTCGCCCACCGTGGTGGTGCGCGACAGGTCGACCACGGCCGTCCCGCCGGCCGAGTCGGTGATGGAGATCCTGCCGCGCGAGACGCCCGCGCCGCTGTTGAGGTCGCTGAGTTCCACGTCGCGATCCAGTCGCGCCTGGGTGGATTCCAGCGTCACCTGCGTGAGGCCCACGGCCGAGACATCGCGATTCGCGAAGCCGCGGCTCAGGAGCTGCTGCGTCGACACGAGCCGATCGACGATGAACTGGTACACGCCCGGGGCCGCGTCGGTCGAGGCGGTGGCGCGGAGCACGTCGGGGTTCGAGGACGTCGCGCTGCGCGTCTGGAAGGTCTTGTTGTCGCGGAACGCCTTCGCGGCGGTGCGGAGTGCGCTCAGGCGCGAGTTGATGTCGAGGTACGCGGAGTTCTGGAGCTGGAGCTGCACGATGCGCGCCTGCGCCTGGTCGCGCGGGCGGGCCTCGATCGCCAACAACTGGCTGATGATCGACTGCGAGTCGATCCCGCTGAAGATGCCCACCCCGCTGGTGATCCCGCCCATGACATCCTCCTTGAACCCGGCGCGATCTACGCGGCGCGCCGCTGCGGCCGCCAGCGCAGCAGCGACGTGTCCGCCTCCGCCATCTCGGACGCGACCGGCGTGCCGCGACTCGGGAACGCCAGCACGCGGCGTGCCGAGGCCCGGCGGGGGATGTCGCGCCCGGTGCGCCGCAACTCGAGCAGGTCCTGCGCCCATGCGCACATCACGCGGGCGTACATCGCCCGCGCAGCCTCCAGTCGGGATTGGACTTCCGCGTCGATCATGGCGTCTCTAGTAGATCGGACCACGCCCGGTGCCCCCTTCAGCCCGCCTCGGCGCAGGCCGAACATCGCACGCCCGGTGCCTCGAAACGTCCGATAGTCGGCCGATACCATCCGAGGCCGCACTTCGCGCGGGTGAGCGTCGTACGTGCCGAGGTGGTTTTCGGGCTGAAGCCGGCCCGCCCGACACCCGAAGACCCCACCGAGACCGGCGTCCGACGATCCCGCCCCGCAGACCCCGACGAGCACCCGCATGACCACCCAGACGCGCGAGACTTTCGCCCCGCCGTTGCCCGCCTGGCTGCGCCTGGGGCTGCGCGTGCTGTCCGGGGTCGTCGCGCTGAGCGCCGTGGGCATGGCGCT encodes:
- the fliD gene encoding flagellar filament capping protein FliD is translated as MGGITSGVGIFSGIDSQSIISQLLAIEARPRDQAQARIVQLQLQNSAYLDINSRLSALRTAAKAFRDNKTFQTRSATSSNPDVLRATASTDAAPGVYQFIVDRLVSTQQLLSRGFANRDVSAVGLTQVTLESTQARLDRDVELSDLNSGAGVSRGRISITDSAGGTAVVDLSRTTTVGEVLAAINQNGTARVSARVQDGRLVVDDTAGGPGTMSIANTAGYTTASSLGIAGSATGGRITGSSVYSLHGGTLLSTLNDGRGVSIDSVAGTGAFNFKIVIDNGGGTPTEVLVNIGDVYEDVVPSGGGDPVLTRTQGAVTTVQGVIDRVTQALADSNVTDVSISVDATNGRLRLVDSTGTRTLSVVENGDTTATDLGFIGATPGATLNGKRVLATLNSTLGRGLNGGAGIAGDGALNFTLRNGATFSVTIDREASLDDIFRQIEQASDAGSGARVDVSLDERGTGIVVTDLTGASASNLIITGTSGSDTAASLGISTGPSGVASSTESSGNLQRQYMSRATLLSSLNAGRGIGTGTFRLVDSDGESQVVTISDSIKTVGDFIDQINSRGLRVRAEINSNGDGIRIVEDLTTDPVPGATKISISDQSGSVARSLNLAGTASGTGGANALNGTFERVVSFSAADTLDQVVTKLNQANAGVTAAIVRDGSSSAPFRLSLTSGNAGTAGRFIIDSGSVDLGLATLDAGSDSRVFYGSTDAARGVAIVGSSNTVDSIVPGVRIDLTGASNSPVTLNVQTDTNAIEKAVELFVSSFNTAIQRIDTQSRYDKATERGGPLLGDGTVRELRAALFRAVSSPGVGTSGRFNTLLEVGISVGDGGTLELDTDRLREALQEDPASVESLFVTRTQSDDAQLDVFGDGSVLVRNPNAGSTFSALGVMGQFEQLVDRYVDSTSGVLTGRTQGIGNQISLQNARIESYNARLEQRRNILERQFLAMEKAIGSLQSQQAALGSIGGVTRAG